In Anaerolineales bacterium, one DNA window encodes the following:
- a CDS encoding type II toxin-antitoxin system RelE/ParE family toxin, producing the protein MYQFWYTLRVDENKDREPILNVKFYKSESGKEPVREWLKELPKADRQAIGEDIKTAQYGWPLGMPLIRKLGRRLWEVRSHISSGIARVLFTVIDKTMILLHGFVKKSQKTPQDDLDTAHRRLKNIEKD; encoded by the coding sequence ATGTATCAATTTTGGTACACTCTACGCGTGGATGAAAACAAGGATCGGGAGCCAATCCTAAACGTAAAATTCTATAAAAGCGAATCAGGCAAAGAACCTGTCCGCGAGTGGTTGAAGGAATTGCCCAAGGCAGACCGTCAAGCCATCGGTGAAGATATCAAGACAGCCCAGTATGGCTGGCCCCTTGGGATGCCATTGATACGAAAATTGGGACGCAGACTGTGGGAGGTCCGCTCACATATCAGTTCAGGAATTGCCAGAGTTCTGTTCACTGTGATCGACAAAACGATGATTCTCTTGCATGGTTTTGTCAAGAAATCACAAAAGACACCTCAGGACGACTTGGATACCGCCCATCGCCGTCTGAAGAATATAGAGAAGGATTGA
- a CDS encoding XRE family transcriptional regulator, giving the protein MNKKHIGSDFDDFLKEDGIYEQVQAVAIKRVIAYQIAEEMKKKNLSKTEMASRMKTSRAALERLLDPDNVSITLVTLERAASALGKKLKIQLA; this is encoded by the coding sequence ATGAACAAAAAGCATATTGGAAGCGACTTTGACGACTTCCTCAAGGAAGATGGCATTTACGAACAAGTGCAGGCAGTCGCCATCAAGCGTGTGATTGCCTATCAGATCGCCGAAGAAATGAAAAAGAAAAATCTCAGCAAGACCGAAATGGCAAGCCGCATGAAGACCAGCCGCGCCGCATTGGAACGCCTGCTTGACCCTGACAATGTCTCGATCACATTGGTCACGCTCGAACGCGCCGCGTCCGCGTTGGGGAAGAAATTAAAGATTCAGTTGGCGTGA
- a CDS encoding DPP IV N-terminal domain-containing protein: MRERKYSIILKFISVAVILSLILAACAPADFLSGTGGGEGGEEPPPPEDPPPPEDPPPAEDPPPPPPAEDPPTAEGGDGGNPTATYTPSPTVEAPVEPAAGGDVPTETPTATVDPALPIVDTPTPTETVDPSLPVVDTPTPTETVTSTPTETSTPTPEAAAALSLVNEPYIGLGVQCNNNLSATFTITNAGGDLSGGSYSVEEPGQPTQNFSLDLAAGQKISFVTAGNATVKVNYTTSTLEQVNLSATGTCLPLPSLTPTRTPTPSRTPTVTRTPTLTRTPTATRTPTNTITPGPSPTQTETRTPTATRTPTNTNTPGPSPTRTPTNTRTPTRTPTPSRTPTNTNTPGPSPTVTPSRTPTVTRTPTITRTPSLTPTITLTPTITLTPTASLTPTFTPLPVDGQLDLSVFCNPDLSATFVISNISGAVSNGSYSLSVPAQSGPINLGPGQSQSINGAGYATMTVTYSTSFLSSVTLKADGNCLARPTSTPTFTPTSTATPTFTPTMTVTPTIVWDKSSLNITGVCSAQGKATFTVTNTGEAGGGDMKTAVNWYMYVDGVLTETGTLQLNGGQSQTFEFGPYSGQKVMMQVDPPPGHPGNPQIRADVTCSVPTATFTRTPTATATRTPTPSNTPTNTPTVTPSNTPTNTPTNTPTNTPTATPSNTPTNTPTNTPTVTPSNTPTNTPTNTPNPPALTASGVCTGINTGLATFVISNSGGDMPGAYTYEIRDDTNTLVDSGSFQLASGQSKSINVSGSSSSFTLSSPNDASLTAQADMTPCTIPPPPPPVLAVTSACTANVSEATFVITNTGGDMQSAYAYEIKDDANSVVTSGSFQLAAGQSMNILISGSSSNYTFTSVDDASLTTQADMTTCVQPPPPPALAATGVCTSSNAGEASFVITNNGGDMPAAYTYEIKDANGTVVDTATFQLSAGQSITLKVNGSSSSYSLSSPDDAALNAQADMSACVPPPPPPALTATGLCIMDTVASRFTITNNGGGMPVAYIYVITDDNGNVVQSATFQLGAGQSTTININGSYTGLILSITDDKNVTAQAASAYCDEPIPPIGAAAPSICIECLVFHTFRDDNLEIYRLDGIEGQPGFVLYNLSKHEAIDSRPSRAPNDSSVVFQSNRDGNVELYYTDLTGSSEPVRLTNTQSNNTNPMYGPDARTIVYQSDRNGTSDLFIVDQNSGEEIQITSDPADDVNPFYSPDLEWLVFQSNRNNKWDLFILNVETGNEFQLTDSAADETFPSWSPNGKQIAYLSNEDGATDLYVVDVNGGNLKRITIDGRTNNPVWSPEGNRIAYQSERNGNLDVYSYDLLTDTEYRVTDYEGADSGPTWDCGGTNLAFTSTRDNDPNIFQVFWQGGGASNMTIDPATDKWSQWRPSNDVSSAGY; the protein is encoded by the coding sequence ATGAGAGAGAGAAAGTATTCCATCATCTTGAAGTTCATATCAGTAGCCGTCATATTATCGCTCATCCTGGCGGCATGCGCTCCCGCTGATTTCCTTTCCGGAACCGGCGGCGGTGAAGGCGGTGAGGAGCCGCCACCTCCAGAAGATCCGCCTCCTCCAGAAGATCCGCCGCCTGCGGAAGATCCGCCGCCTCCGCCACCTGCGGAAGATCCGCCGACTGCAGAGGGCGGTGATGGTGGAAACCCAACCGCCACATATACTCCTTCTCCCACCGTGGAAGCCCCTGTGGAACCTGCGGCGGGCGGAGACGTTCCAACGGAGACCCCGACAGCCACAGTGGATCCCGCACTCCCGATTGTGGATACTCCCACACCGACGGAGACGGTTGATCCCAGTCTCCCTGTGGTCGATACCCCCACGCCGACTGAGACAGTCACTTCCACTCCAACCGAAACGAGCACCCCCACCCCAGAGGCCGCCGCAGCCTTGTCGTTGGTTAACGAGCCTTATATCGGTTTGGGTGTGCAATGTAATAATAATCTTTCCGCCACGTTTACCATTACCAATGCCGGCGGTGACTTAAGCGGCGGCAGTTATTCGGTCGAAGAGCCCGGACAGCCGACGCAAAATTTCTCGCTGGACCTGGCTGCAGGCCAGAAGATCTCCTTCGTCACTGCAGGGAATGCCACGGTCAAAGTCAATTACACGACCTCCACGCTCGAGCAGGTGAATCTTTCCGCCACCGGGACGTGCCTGCCGTTACCGTCACTCACACCCACCCGCACACCCACCCCTTCACGGACACCGACAGTGACCCGCACGCCCACGCTGACCCGCACCCCAACTGCCACGCGGACACCCACGAACACCATTACCCCGGGTCCGTCACCGACACAGACGGAGACGCGCACACCAACTGCCACGCGGACGCCGACGAACACGAATACTCCCGGTCCATCACCGACACGGACTCCGACCAATACACGCACTCCCACCCGCACGCCTACTCCTTCGCGGACTCCCACGAACACAAATACCCCCGGTCCATCACCAACGGTGACGCCTTCCCGCACACCCACTGTCACACGGACACCCACGATAACAAGGACACCTTCCTTAACGCCAACGATCACGTTGACACCAACGATCACGTTGACGCCAACGGCGAGTCTGACGCCAACCTTCACCCCGCTCCCTGTGGATGGGCAATTGGATCTGTCCGTGTTCTGCAACCCTGACCTAAGCGCCACGTTTGTGATCAGCAATATCTCCGGTGCTGTCAGTAACGGTTCCTACAGCCTGTCGGTACCGGCTCAGAGCGGCCCGATCAATTTGGGGCCGGGTCAGTCCCAGTCAATCAATGGCGCCGGTTATGCGACCATGACAGTTACCTATTCGACATCCTTCCTGTCCTCTGTGACGTTGAAGGCGGACGGCAATTGTCTTGCGCGACCAACGAGCACGCCGACCTTCACACCGACCAGCACAGCCACGCCGACTTTCACACCGACCATGACGGTGACCCCGACGATTGTCTGGGATAAATCCAGCCTGAATATCACCGGAGTGTGTTCGGCGCAGGGCAAGGCGACCTTCACGGTGACCAACACCGGGGAGGCCGGCGGCGGCGACATGAAGACCGCAGTCAACTGGTATATGTATGTCGACGGTGTCCTGACGGAAACCGGCACGCTGCAGTTGAACGGTGGACAGAGCCAGACCTTTGAGTTTGGACCGTATTCAGGCCAGAAGGTCATGATGCAGGTGGATCCTCCTCCGGGCCACCCCGGCAACCCGCAGATCCGCGCGGACGTGACCTGTTCGGTGCCGACGGCCACCTTTACACGCACCCCAACGGCGACCGCCACACGCACTCCAACGCCGAGCAACACACCAACCAATACGCCGACGGTGACGCCGAGCAATACACCAACCAACACGCCGACAAATACGCCGACCAACACGCCCACGGCGACACCGAGCAATACGCCCACCAATACACCGACCAATACCCCGACGGTGACACCGAGCAACACGCCAACCAACACGCCAACCAATACGCCAAATCCGCCGGCCTTGACGGCCTCCGGCGTATGCACCGGCATAAATACCGGCCTTGCGACCTTCGTCATTTCGAATAGCGGCGGCGATATGCCGGGTGCGTATACCTATGAGATCAGGGACGATACCAACACCTTGGTCGACAGCGGTTCGTTCCAGCTGGCTTCCGGTCAAAGCAAATCCATCAATGTCAGCGGTTCGTCCAGTTCGTTTACGCTCTCCAGCCCGAATGACGCCAGCCTGACCGCCCAGGCGGACATGACCCCCTGTACCATTCCTCCTCCTCCGCCCCCGGTTCTGGCTGTGACCAGCGCCTGTACCGCCAATGTGAGCGAGGCAACCTTTGTCATCACCAATACCGGCGGTGATATGCAGAGCGCATATGCCTATGAGATCAAGGATGATGCCAATAGCGTGGTTACCAGCGGCAGCTTCCAACTGGCGGCGGGTCAAAGTATGAATATTTTAATCAGCGGTTCGTCCAGTAATTACACGTTCACCAGCGTGGATGACGCCAGCCTGACCACCCAGGCGGACATGACGACCTGTGTCCAACCGCCGCCCCCGCCGGCGCTGGCCGCAACGGGTGTATGTACCTCCTCCAATGCAGGTGAAGCCAGCTTTGTGATCACCAACAACGGCGGTGACATGCCCGCGGCCTATACCTATGAGATCAAGGATGCCAACGGCACTGTTGTGGATACCGCCACCTTCCAGTTGAGCGCGGGTCAGAGCATCACCCTCAAGGTGAACGGTTCCTCCAGCTCGTATTCGCTCTCCAGCCCGGATGACGCGGCCTTGAACGCTCAGGCGGATATGAGCGCCTGTGTGCCGCCCCCGCCCCCGCCCGCACTGACGGCAACCGGGTTGTGCATCATGGACACAGTTGCGTCAAGGTTCACGATCACCAACAACGGCGGCGGCATGCCCGTGGCGTATATCTATGTCATCACGGATGATAATGGCAACGTGGTGCAGAGCGCCACCTTCCAACTCGGCGCGGGCCAGAGTACGACCATCAACATCAACGGAAGCTACACGGGCCTGATCCTGTCCATTACCGACGACAAGAACGTGACCGCCCAGGCGGCAAGCGCCTACTGCGATGAGCCCATTCCGCCCATTGGTGCGGCGGCTCCCAGCATCTGTATCGAGTGCCTGGTCTTCCATACCTTCCGCGATGACAACCTCGAGATCTACCGCCTGGACGGCATCGAAGGACAGCCCGGCTTCGTGCTGTACAACCTGTCCAAGCACGAGGCGATCGACAGCCGCCCGAGCCGCGCCCCGAACGACTCGAGCGTGGTCTTCCAAAGCAACCGCGACGGCAACGTGGAACTGTACTATACCGACCTGACCGGCAGTTCTGAACCTGTCCGATTGACGAACACCCAATCGAACAACACCAACCCGATGTACGGTCCGGATGCGCGCACCATCGTCTATCAAAGCGACAGGAACGGTACCAGCGACCTGTTCATCGTCGACCAGAACAGCGGCGAGGAGATCCAGATCACCAGTGACCCGGCCGACGACGTCAACCCGTTCTACTCGCCGGACCTGGAGTGGCTGGTCTTCCAGAGCAACCGCAACAACAAATGGGACCTGTTCATCCTCAACGTGGAAACAGGTAACGAATTCCAGTTGACCGACAGCGCGGCGGATGAGACCTTCCCCAGCTGGTCGCCCAACGGCAAACAGATCGCCTACCTGTCCAACGAGGACGGCGCGACCGACCTGTATGTGGTCGACGTGAACGGCGGGAACCTGAAGCGCATCACCATTGACGGGCGCACGAACAACCCCGTCTGGTCGCCGGAAGGCAACCGCATCGCCTATCAATCCGAACGCAACGGCAACCTGGATGTCTACAGCTACGACCTGCTGACCGACACGGAATACCGGGTGACGGATTACGAAGGCGCCGATTCAGGCCCGACCTGGGACTGCGGCGGCACGAACCTGGCCTTCACCTCCACCCGCGACAACGACCCGAACATCTTCCAGGTGTTCTGGCAGGGCGGCGGCGCCAGCAACATGACCATCGATCCCGCCACGGACAAGTGGTCGCAATGGAGACCCTCCAACGACGTTTCGAGCGCCGGTTACTAA
- a CDS encoding ABC transporter substrate-binding protein, translated as MKTQPSPRRLIAFLLVVMIVLTGCQPKSDATDTPPSDVTTAGTSPAQSGSPAAISANINLDPALTQDADSLMVSQYLYEGLLHLDANGNPQPGIAQSWVVSDDQLDYIFTLRSNAVFSDGTPITPDVVVDNFYRWFDPNSPLRGSGEYAAWGRIFLGFNGERDSENRAKSTVDGIQKVDINTVLIHLNRPVPEMLTYLADPAFAILNTDALASGNYGGQESTIISSGPYTVSSWTDAGLTLSPNPNYWGDKPNSDLTFTWR; from the coding sequence ATGAAAACCCAGCCTTCCCCCCGCCGCTTGATCGCCTTTTTACTGGTCGTTATGATCGTACTGACCGGCTGCCAGCCAAAGAGCGACGCCACAGACACGCCGCCATCGGATGTAACAACCGCTGGTACATCCCCCGCCCAGTCAGGGTCGCCCGCCGCCATCAGCGCAAACATCAACCTCGATCCCGCCCTGACACAGGATGCTGATTCATTAATGGTATCCCAATACCTATATGAAGGCCTCCTGCATTTGGACGCAAACGGTAATCCGCAACCTGGAATCGCACAATCGTGGGTGGTTTCCGACGATCAGCTGGACTACATCTTTACGCTGCGTTCGAACGCCGTATTTAGTGACGGCACACCCATCACCCCGGATGTGGTGGTGGATAATTTCTACCGCTGGTTCGACCCAAATAGCCCCCTGCGCGGAAGCGGGGAGTATGCCGCCTGGGGACGCATTTTCCTCGGGTTCAACGGCGAGAGGGATTCTGAAAACCGCGCCAAATCCACCGTCGACGGCATTCAGAAGGTCGACATCAATACGGTATTGATCCATCTCAACCGCCCTGTGCCGGAGATGCTCACCTATCTGGCGGACCCCGCCTTTGCCATTCTTAATACGGATGCCCTGGCATCCGGCAACTATGGCGGGCAGGAAAGCACCATCATCTCCAGTGGACCCTACACGGTTTCCTCCTGGACGGATGCAGGATTAACCCTCAGTCCCAACCCAAACTATTGGGGGGACAAACCCAACAGCGATCTGACCTTCACCTGGCGCTAA
- a CDS encoding fasciclin domain-containing protein: MKRTSIFLSVVMIAAFALAACGPQATPAPTAVPPTPVPPTEAPVPLGDIVDIAVADGRFTTLAAALGAAELVDTLKGEGPFTVFAPTDDAFAALPEGTVESLLLPENKQALTDILLYHVVSGKVMAADVTALTSATTVLGKDVAIKVDMGNVYINEAKVIITDIEASNGVIHVIDAVILPSDEEAQTIVDIAVADERFSTLVAALTAAELVETLSGEGPFTVFAPTNDAFAALPAGTLDSLLLPENKQALTDILLYHVVSGKVMAADVVGLTAAPTVLGKDITITVRDGKVFLNDTVEVIITDIEASNGVIHVIDAVLLPPQ, from the coding sequence ATGAAACGCACTTCAATCTTTTTATCGGTGGTTATGATCGCTGCCTTCGCGCTCGCCGCGTGCGGTCCGCAAGCCACCCCCGCCCCCACGGCGGTCCCCCCGACCCCGGTGCCTCCCACAGAAGCCCCGGTGCCTCTGGGTGATATTGTTGACATCGCAGTTGCGGACGGTCGCTTCACGACCCTCGCCGCCGCTCTCGGTGCCGCTGAGTTGGTTGACACGCTCAAAGGCGAAGGTCCCTTCACTGTTTTCGCCCCGACCGATGACGCCTTTGCTGCTCTTCCGGAAGGCACCGTCGAAAGCCTGCTCCTGCCCGAGAACAAGCAAGCCCTGACCGACATCCTGCTTTACCATGTCGTCTCCGGCAAGGTCATGGCTGCGGATGTGACCGCCCTCACCAGCGCCACCACGGTGCTCGGCAAAGATGTTGCCATCAAGGTTGACATGGGCAATGTGTACATCAACGAAGCCAAGGTCATCATTACCGACATCGAGGCCTCCAACGGCGTGATCCATGTCATCGACGCGGTCATCCTGCCCTCCGATGAGGAAGCACAGACCATCGTGGACATCGCCGTCGCTGACGAACGCTTCAGCACCCTCGTGGCTGCCCTGACCGCCGCGGAACTGGTCGAAACCCTGAGCGGAGAAGGTCCCTTCACGGTCTTCGCCCCCACCAATGACGCCTTTGCCGCCCTGCCCGCAGGCACGCTTGACAGCCTGCTGCTGCCCGAGAACAAGCAAGCCCTGACCGACATCCTGCTCTACCATGTGGTGTCCGGTAAGGTCATGGCTGCGGATGTGGTCGGTCTGACCGCCGCGCCCACCGTGCTCGGCAAGGACATCACCATCACCGTCCGTGACGGCAAGGTCTTCCTGAACGACACCGTTGAAGTCATCATCACCGATATCGAAGCCTCCAACGGTGTGATCCATGTGATTGACGCGGTTCTGCTCCCGCCTCAATAA
- a CDS encoding exonuclease domain-containing protein, protein MFNISNARFAFLDIETTGLSPWFGDRICQVAVVLTEGKRIKGTLDLLINPERTLSPSAAHVNGLDESKLSAAPKFREVTGRLDASFEDAVVVCHNARFDIQFLDNEYRKLHRTIEFPNLIDTLLMSRQFYELPSYSLKHLAQDFSVAANVSGSQALADALTMKNLFFAMTDSLKSIDKSLDDFIGIYNSPAWPPEGVYLPTELSEAIHSGKRLFIKYMDKDGETSERWITPRDVVGLADYIYLQAYCHTRNAERTFRLDRVVEFAVEEGKE, encoded by the coding sequence ATGTTTAACATCTCCAATGCCCGCTTCGCTTTTTTGGATATCGAAACCACGGGACTTTCCCCCTGGTTCGGGGACCGCATCTGCCAGGTCGCCGTCGTGCTGACCGAAGGCAAGCGCATCAAAGGGACCCTGGACCTGCTCATCAACCCCGAGCGGACTCTTTCGCCCTCGGCAGCGCACGTCAATGGACTGGATGAGTCAAAACTGTCAGCGGCGCCGAAGTTCAGGGAGGTCACCGGCCGGCTCGACGCGTCGTTCGAAGATGCGGTGGTCGTCTGCCACAATGCCAGGTTCGACATCCAATTCCTCGATAACGAATACCGCAAACTGCATCGGACCATCGAATTCCCGAATTTGATCGACACATTGTTGATGTCGCGCCAGTTCTATGAACTGCCGTCGTACAGCCTGAAACATCTCGCGCAGGATTTCAGCGTGGCGGCCAACGTGAGCGGTTCGCAGGCCCTCGCGGATGCGTTGACGATGAAGAACCTGTTCTTCGCCATGACCGATTCGCTCAAGTCCATCGACAAGTCACTGGATGATTTCATCGGCATTTACAACTCGCCCGCCTGGCCCCCCGAAGGCGTGTACCTGCCCACCGAATTGAGCGAAGCCATCCACAGCGGAAAGCGCCTGTTCATCAAATATATGGACAAGGACGGCGAGACCTCCGAACGTTGGATCACCCCCAGGGACGTGGTCGGCCTGGCAGATTACATTTACCTGCAAGCCTACTGCCACACCCGCAACGCCGAGCGGACCTTCCGGCTGGATCGGGTTGTTGAGTTTGCAGTGGAAGAGGGGAAGGAGTAA
- a CDS encoding FRG domain-containing protein, with protein MLEIRELNHWDEFERAVRHTIIEDRDYDTPRYTIFRGQPDAKWHLRTTLERMVGGNMQAENYFRLIESIQTQIETFINQRWELPDYEDFQKNLTDHHKIDEQTFFYMTYLRHFGFPSPLLDWTRSPFVAAYFAFRDASSSAEKVAVYMYSISMSDAGVRVDQCPYVSLIDKSPRNNKRHELQQGVYTICLKEENERIYFSDHEEGGVKDEHRIPFVTKFILPASERLNAFCALQTYNINPYSLFGTEESLLESLFFERYRNALLNKMAIENRARKFPGHDNIDANDINSLWW; from the coding sequence ATGCTAGAAATAAGAGAACTTAATCATTGGGATGAATTTGAACGTGCTGTAAGACATACAATAATTGAGGATAGAGACTACGATACGCCTAGATACACTATTTTCAGAGGACAACCTGACGCCAAATGGCACTTAAGAACTACATTGGAAAGAATGGTTGGGGGAAATATGCAAGCCGAAAATTATTTTAGATTAATTGAGAGTATTCAAACACAAATTGAAACCTTCATAAATCAAAGGTGGGAATTGCCAGATTATGAAGATTTCCAAAAAAACCTCACCGACCATCACAAAATAGATGAGCAGACCTTTTTTTACATGACGTACCTGAGACACTTTGGGTTTCCATCTCCATTACTTGACTGGACGAGATCACCTTTTGTAGCTGCATATTTTGCGTTTAGAGATGCATCAAGTTCTGCAGAGAAAGTAGCAGTATACATGTATTCAATAAGCATGTCTGATGCTGGGGTGCGAGTTGATCAGTGTCCCTATGTTTCCCTTATAGACAAATCACCTCGAAACAATAAAAGACACGAACTTCAACAAGGTGTTTATACAATTTGCCTTAAAGAGGAAAACGAAAGGATTTATTTTTCTGATCATGAAGAGGGAGGCGTGAAAGACGAACACCGCATTCCGTTTGTTACAAAATTTATTCTTCCTGCGAGTGAACGTTTGAATGCATTTTGCGCTCTGCAAACTTATAATATAAATCCTTACTCTTTGTTTGGAACGGAAGAAAGCCTGCTGGAAAGTTTGTTCTTTGAAAGATATAGAAACGCATTATTAAATAAAATGGCTATTGAAAATCGTGCTCGTAAATTTCCAGGCCACGATAATATTGATGCCAATGATATAAACAGCCTATGGTGGTAG
- a CDS encoding DUF4173 domain-containing protein translates to MKSNPNKLWILVIALGWLFDFLFWKKAPGVNFVVFWTACLIAAFYLLLSDGLRPQRASLILLPLFGFFAAVTFIRAEPMTTFFAYTFTLLTLTLLAVTYLGGRWIQYALSDYFMKFLALMGSLIARPITFSADARKKQADTGVQTSKYNLWPLVRGIVIALPVVAIFAALLASADVVFGQRLDDFIEMFKLEDLPEYIFRLIYILLIGYALAGIVLHAASESKDERLIGEEKPMVPPFLGFTESSIVLGSVVLLFTIFVVIQFQYFFGGNANITIEGYTYAEYARRGFGELVTVAFFALLMLLTLSGVTKRETELQRKIYSGLGIALVALLLVMLVSAYQRLVLYEAAYGFSRLRTYTHVFLVWIGLLLIATIVLEILRKERAFAFAMLIASFGFAVSLPILNVDTFIVKQNIQREINGQAAEDLDSQYFIELSDDAVPTLVDSLRSPTLPDSVDEKVGAALACIRHQRGGDEGGRTWQSFHFARLHADNALASVKDELDAYEIVDRDWPVKAIAPSGEEYFCSRYYLD, encoded by the coding sequence ATGAAAAGCAACCCAAATAAACTCTGGATCCTTGTGATCGCGCTCGGCTGGCTCTTTGACTTCCTTTTTTGGAAGAAAGCCCCCGGCGTCAATTTTGTCGTCTTTTGGACGGCCTGCCTGATCGCGGCATTCTACCTCCTGCTGAGCGATGGGCTGCGCCCGCAGCGTGCCAGCCTGATCCTGCTTCCGCTCTTCGGCTTTTTCGCTGCTGTGACCTTCATCCGCGCCGAGCCGATGACCACCTTCTTCGCCTATACCTTCACCCTGCTGACGTTGACCCTCTTGGCCGTCACCTACCTCGGCGGACGCTGGATTCAATACGCTCTTTCAGATTATTTTATGAAGTTCCTTGCATTGATGGGAAGCCTGATCGCGCGCCCGATCACCTTTTCGGCCGATGCCCGAAAAAAACAGGCAGACACAGGCGTGCAAACCTCGAAATATAACCTCTGGCCCCTCGTGCGCGGCATCGTCATCGCCCTGCCGGTCGTGGCGATCTTTGCCGCCCTGCTTGCCTCGGCGGACGTGGTCTTCGGCCAGCGGCTGGACGATTTCATCGAGATGTTCAAACTCGAAGACCTGCCCGAATACATCTTCCGCCTGATCTACATCCTCCTCATCGGTTATGCGCTCGCAGGGATCGTCCTGCATGCCGCTTCCGAGTCGAAGGATGAAAGGCTGATCGGCGAGGAAAAACCCATGGTTCCCCCCTTCCTTGGTTTCACTGAATCGAGCATTGTGCTGGGAAGCGTGGTCCTGCTGTTTACCATTTTTGTGGTCATCCAGTTCCAATACTTCTTCGGCGGGAATGCCAACATCACCATCGAAGGCTATACCTACGCCGAGTACGCCCGCCGCGGATTTGGCGAACTGGTCACGGTGGCGTTCTTCGCTTTGCTGATGCTGCTTACCCTGAGCGGGGTCACCAAACGCGAGACCGAACTACAGCGAAAAATATATTCAGGCTTGGGTATCGCGCTCGTCGCCCTTCTGTTGGTCATGCTCGTTTCGGCGTACCAGCGTCTCGTCCTGTATGAAGCGGCGTATGGCTTCTCGCGCCTGCGCACCTACACCCACGTCTTCCTCGTCTGGATCGGCCTGCTGCTCATCGCCACCATCGTTTTGGAGATCCTGCGCAAGGAGCGCGCCTTCGCCTTTGCCATGCTGATCGCTTCCTTTGGGTTTGCCGTCTCGCTTCCCATCCTGAATGTGGATACCTTTATCGTGAAGCAGAACATCCAGCGTGAGATCAATGGACAAGCCGCAGAAGACCTGGACTCGCAGTATTTCATCGAACTGTCCGATGATGCCGTCCCCACTCTTGTCGATTCGCTTCGCTCCCCGACCCTGCCGGATTCCGTCGATGAGAAGGTGGGCGCGGCTCTGGCATGTATCCGCCACCAGCGCGGAGGGGACGAAGGCGGGCGGACCTGGCAATCCTTCCACTTCGCCCGCCTCCATGCGGATAACGCGCTGGCTTCCGTCAAGGATGAACTCGATGCATACGAGATCGTGGACAGGGACTGGCCTGTCAAGGCCATCGCCCCCTCCGGCGAAGAGTATTTCTGCTCGCGTTACTATCTCGATTAA
- a CDS encoding rhodanese-like domain-containing protein yields MFPEITVTELSEKLKSQEKFVLLDVRELSELEFAKIEDSRLKVTPVSRLASEGAEALPESVRSQDVPVYVLCHHGNRSMQVTAWLAQQGYKNTLNVRGGIAEYARSVDSSVGLY; encoded by the coding sequence ATGTTCCCCGAAATCACCGTCACCGAACTATCCGAAAAACTCAAATCCCAAGAGAAATTCGTCCTGTTGGACGTGCGCGAACTGTCCGAGTTGGAATTTGCAAAAATCGAAGACAGCAGGCTGAAGGTCACGCCTGTGAGCCGCCTCGCAAGCGAAGGCGCGGAGGCACTGCCCGAGTCGGTCAGGTCACAGGATGTTCCCGTCTATGTCCTCTGCCATCACGGAAACCGAAGTATGCAGGTGACTGCATGGCTGGCACAGCAGGGCTATAAAAACACCCTCAACGTGCGCGGGGGCATCGCCGAATACGCGCGCAGTGTTGATTCCTCGGTTGGTTTGTATTAA